One genomic region from Athalia rosae chromosome 3, iyAthRosa1.1, whole genome shotgun sequence encodes:
- the LOC105689915 gene encoding uncharacterized protein LOC105689915 isoform X1 codes for MDLKLFCTALLYICYLFTFFVRIVSYDRDALKMEDFMLLRMTLLPIMLYDTQSGPRRPHEMFGKSGFVRCLTVITFAMILRERTAEAHNRCLMLDEVKPKRVVQEEGRSLDITFELSRRVTQRLATRIMKIYLIEVLGYSGVSLIELDDRFDTSEVIARLSESSIIDEQSIIPETMVNMEVWVPSTTDISSLLDGYHTKECGSVAPPGYFGWFVPRRLWNSSWMDTWHTFAGGESAENFTVDDETLTMIKKAAMRPDSNDHYCSESYCHEGMYVPERCRSPFENSCALMLADNPDVTEFVKEQIDELKLFVKVVWVGPNLRNISEFLTERYSYSNVSRAFVILHWTPSDVIPNEKDFVSLVLPRCRLRDEDSCNYNPNRLVKMVWARLEYVAKFAYEAIRKTSFTEEMYEEMINRYNELRLGGHRDVEVEERVACDWLKDNMEYAIRWKPSSKDKTTLVIGGIFPMTGHTYKARSILTAASMAKEAINVNSTILRDYNLTLFAMDGKCKPDMVMTSFIQYILHHAPRLVGILGPACSETIEPLIGVSKQFNTMIISYSAEGSSFDDREKYPNFFRTIGENKQYKHVYLELLRQMEWRRVAALTEDGQKYTEYISHMQDHLQENGITFVDNAKFPRERDTDVLKRYLENLKKKRAKIIIADVYDEVARQVMCEAYKLKMTAQEGYVWFLPLWLLSRWWDTDLYNKDGENVSCPTSEMATAVNGYLGISHAYYAPDDAVMQENITVRQWRDRYETQCREQGQAPSDYAGYAYDATWTYAYAMDQLMRENQSYVFALRSPETSHRLTEIISKTDFHGVSGRIKFLGGASRISVVEIVQHINNVTKRVGRFYPNVSEVRNEVIGGNLELNVSAIVWLAGEKPNDGFLPAQRCVLASLAELLDVTCEVAIVIANIIGFGCLSVLLIVGFVVVKRKYDAKVRLHEKYMKSLGIDLLQTDTSGLDKWEIPRECVVINRKLGEGAFGTVYGGEAFFAEKGWLAVAVKTLKVGSSTEEKLDFLSEVEVMKRFEHKNIIRLLGVCIKCEPVYTVMEFMLYGDLKTYLLARRHLVNDRNYEDSDEISSKKLTAMALDVARALSYLAQLKYVHRDIASRNCLVNAQRVVKLGDFGMTRPMYENDYYKFNRKGMLPVRWMAPESLGLGIFTPASDVWSYGVLLYEIITFGSFPFQGLSNNEVLEHVKSGNTITIPSGIKSSLENLIRSCWKIDHKLRPKAPEIVDILATNPRLISPCLDVPLASVQLEHTGQIDMQLPEKFRKLSMSLNNSNRPESSRLISAKITETPLITTSEEDTCAPTLSPENNRSRFERSSRTNSDFLSPGAFEFGHPIADSSRPLLPISPEPTSKSKYVKLQKMSSDCKNDNELSARYVNIQPGISPMENNDAEAESVSFCAGGSETTDTIDEAMKAPGHEAHRMSFV; via the exons ATACACAATCTGGACCCCGAAGGCCGCACGAAATGTTCGGAAAATCGGGATTCGTTCGATGCCTGACGGTCATCACCTTCGCGATGATTCTTCGGGAGCGGACCGCCGAGGCTCACAATCGGTGTCTCATGCTCGATG AGGTGAAACCCAAGCGAGTCGTCCAAGAGGAAGGAAGATCGCTGGACATCACGTTCGAATTATCGCGTCGTGTAACCCAGCGTCTGGCGACaaggataatgaaaatttatctcatCGAGGTTCTCGGGTACTCCGGCGTATCCTTAATAGAGCTGGACGACCGATTCGATACCTCCGAAGTGATCGCGAGACTCTCGGAAAGCAGTATAATCGACGAGCAGAGCAT taTTCCAGAGACCATGGTAAACATGGAGGTCTGGGTTCCCTCCACGACCGACATATCCTCATTGCTCGACGGTTACCACACAAAAGAGTGCGGATCGGTAGCCCCGCCTGGATATTTCGGGTGGTTCGTACCGCGTAGACTGTGGAATTCATCGTGGATGGACACGTGGCACACGTTTGCCGGGGGAGAATCGGCCGAAAATTTTACGGTCGACGACGAGACGTTGACGATGATAAAGAAAGCGGCGATGAGACCGGATTCCAACGATCATTATTGCAGCGAATCGTATTGCCACGAAGGAATGTACGTTCCTGAACGTTGCAGATCaccgtttgaaaattcatgcgCTCTTATGCTCGCCGATAATCCGGACGTTACGGAATTCGTCAAGGAGCAAATAGACGAATTGAAACTGTTCGTCAAGGTCGTCTGGGTAGGACCAAATCTTAGAAATATATCCGAATTTTTGACGGAACGTTATTCCTATTCGAACGTATCCAGAGCGTTCGTTATACTCCACTGGACGCCCAGCGACGTTATTCCAAACGAGAAAGACTTCGTTTCCCTGGTCCTCCCGAGGTGCAGACTCCGGGACGAGGACAGCTGCAACTACAACCCCAACAGACTGGTGAAAATGGTGTGGGCGCGACTCGAGTACGTTGCCAAGTTCGCCTACGAGGCTATACGCAAAACGTCCTTCACCGAAGAAATGTACGAGGAGATGATAAACCGTTACAACGAACTCCGACTCGGGGGACACCGCGACGTGGAAGTCGAGGAAAGGGTCGCCTGCGACTGGCTCAAGGATAACATGGAGTACGCCATACGTTGGAAACCCAGCAGCAAGGATAAGACCACTTTGGTGATAGGGGGGATATTTCCCATGACCGGGCACACTTACAAGGCTCGCTCGATTCTGACAGCCGCAAGCATGGCGAAGGAGGCGATAAACGTGAACAGCACGATTCTCAGGGATTATAATCTCACGCTTTTCGCCATGGATGGAAAGTGCAAACCCGACATGGTCATGACATCCTTCATACAGTACATTCTACACCACGCGCCCAGACTGGTGGGAATTCTGGGACCCGCGTGCTCCGAAACGATCGAACCACTCATCGGAGTTTCGAAGCAGTTCAACACGATGATCATAAGCTACAGCGCCGAGGGGTCGAGCTTCGACGACAGGGAGAAATACCCGAACTTTTTCAGGACCATCGGAGAGAACAAACAGTACAAACACGTGTATCTGGAACTACTGCGACAAATGGAATGGCGGAGAGTAGCGGCGTTGACCGAAGACGGTCAAAAGTACACCGAGTACATATCGCACATGCAGGATCATCTGCAGGAGAACGGTATCACTTTTGTCGACAACGCTAAATTCCCGAGGGAACGGGACACCGACGTTCTAAAGAGG TACCTGGAGAACCTGAAGAAAAAACGTGCGAAAATCATAATCGCCGACGTGTACGACGAGGTCGCGAGGCAGGTCATGTGCGAGGCTTACAAGTTGAAAATGACTGCCCAAGAg GGTTACGTCTGGTTTTTACCTCTGTGGTTATTGTCGCGATGGTGGGACACCGATTTGTACAACAAAGATGGCGAGAACGTGTCTTGTCCTACGTCGGAAATGGCGACGGCGGTGAACGGTTACCTGGGAATATCTCACGCTTATTACGCCCCCGACGACGCCGTTATGCAGGAGAATATAACGGTGCGTCAATGGCGGGATCGTTACGAGACCCAATGTCGCGAACAAGGTCAAGCGCCGTCCGATTACGCCGGTTACGCGTACGACGCCACTTGGACTTACGCCTACGCGATGGATCAGTTGATGCGAGAGAATCAGAGCTACGTATTCGCCCTCCGCAGTCCCGAAACATCCCACCGTTTGACCGAGATAATAAGCAAGACCGATTTTCACGGGGTCTCCGGAAGGATAAAGTTCCTGGGCGGTGCCTCGAGAATATCGGTGGTCGAAATCGTCCAGCACATAAACAACGTGACGAAAAGGGTGGGGCGTTTCTACCCGAATGTATCGGAGGTTCGCAACGAGGTGATCGGGGGTAATTTGGAGCTGAACGTCTCCGCGATCGTATGGCTTGCCGGGGAGAAGCCGAACGACGGTTTTCTACCGGCCCAGAGATGCGTCCTAGCAAGTTTGGCCGAACTTCTCGATGTCACCTGTGAAGTCGCGATCGTCATCGCCAACATAATCGGCTTCGGGTGCCTGAGCGTTTTGCTGATCGTCGGATTCGTTGTCGTCAAAAGAAA GTACGACGCGAAGGTCCGTCTTCACGAGAAATACATGAAGTCCTTGGGAATCGACCTCCTTCAGACGGACACATCCGGTCTGGACAAATGGGAGATCCCTCGGGAGTGCGTCGTCATAAATCGTAAACTTGGAGAGGGGGCTTTTGGCACGGTTTACGGAGGAGAAGCGTTCTTCGCCGAGAAGGGGTGGTTAGCCGTGGCGGTGAAGACTTTGAAAGTGGGAAGTTCGACGGAGGAGAAACTTGACTTCCTCAGCGAGGTCGAGGTGATGAAGAGATTTGAGCACAAAAATATCATCCGACTGCTGGGTGTGTGTATCAAGTGCGAGCCGGTCTACACCGTGATGGAGTTCATGTTGTACGGTGATCTGAAAACTTATCTCCTCGCTAGACGGCACCTGGTTAACGACAGAAATTACGAAGACTCCGATGAAATTTCTAGCAAAAAACTGACCGCCATGGCTCTCGACGTTGCCAGAGCGCTCAGCTACTTGGCACAGCTCAAATACGTCCACAG AGACATAGCATCGCGGAACTGTCTGGTCAACGCTCAACGAGTCGTTAAATTGGGCGACTTCGGTATGACCAGGCCGATGTACGAGAACGACTATTACAAGTTCAACAGAAAGG gcATGCTGCCCGTGAGATGGATGGCTCCCGAGTCCTTGGGGCTTGGAATTTTCACCCCAGCATCGGACGTTTGGTCGTACGGAGTCCTTCTCTACGAGATTATAACCTTCGGCAGTTTTCCCTTTCAGGGATTGAGCAACAACGAGGTCCTGGAGCACGTGAAGTCGGGAAACACGATCACGATACCGTCTGGCATAAAGTCCTCGCT GGAAAACCTGATTCGTTCTTGCTGGAAAATCGACCATAAATTGCGCCCGAAAGCTCCCGAGATAGTCGACATACTCGCCACGAATCCCCGGCTCATATCTCCCTGTCTGGACGTTCCTCTGGCCAGCGTACAACTGGAGCACACCGGGCAAATCGATATGCAGTTGCCCgagaaattcagaaaattatcGATGTCCCTCAACAACTCCAACCGCCCCGAATCCTCGAGGCTCATTTCGGCAAAAATTACGGAAACGCCGTTGATCACCACCTCGGAGGAGGACACTTGTGCCCCGACGCTGTCGCCGGAAAACAATCGTTCACGATTTGAGAGGAGCAGCCGGACAAACAGTGATTTTCTCAGCCCCGGCGCGTTCGAATTCGGCCACCCGATTGCGGATAGCTCCAGACCCCTGCTCCCTATCTCTCCAGAACCAACCTCTAAATCTAAATACGTGAAGTTACAAAAGATGTCGAGCGattgtaaaaatgataacgAACTTTCGGCGAGGTACGTTAATATACAGCCGGGAATTTCACCGATGGAAAATAACGACGCTGAAGCGGAAAGCGTTTCATTTTGCGCCGGCGGATCGGAAACTACTGACACAATTGACGAAGCGATGAAGGCTCCAGGGCATGAAGCCCATCGGATGTCATTCGTCTGA
- the LOC105689915 gene encoding uncharacterized protein LOC105689915 isoform X2 yields the protein MFGKSGFVRCLTVITFAMILRERTAEAHNRCLMLDEVKPKRVVQEEGRSLDITFELSRRVTQRLATRIMKIYLIEVLGYSGVSLIELDDRFDTSEVIARLSESSIIDEQSIIPETMVNMEVWVPSTTDISSLLDGYHTKECGSVAPPGYFGWFVPRRLWNSSWMDTWHTFAGGESAENFTVDDETLTMIKKAAMRPDSNDHYCSESYCHEGMYVPERCRSPFENSCALMLADNPDVTEFVKEQIDELKLFVKVVWVGPNLRNISEFLTERYSYSNVSRAFVILHWTPSDVIPNEKDFVSLVLPRCRLRDEDSCNYNPNRLVKMVWARLEYVAKFAYEAIRKTSFTEEMYEEMINRYNELRLGGHRDVEVEERVACDWLKDNMEYAIRWKPSSKDKTTLVIGGIFPMTGHTYKARSILTAASMAKEAINVNSTILRDYNLTLFAMDGKCKPDMVMTSFIQYILHHAPRLVGILGPACSETIEPLIGVSKQFNTMIISYSAEGSSFDDREKYPNFFRTIGENKQYKHVYLELLRQMEWRRVAALTEDGQKYTEYISHMQDHLQENGITFVDNAKFPRERDTDVLKRYLENLKKKRAKIIIADVYDEVARQVMCEAYKLKMTAQEGYVWFLPLWLLSRWWDTDLYNKDGENVSCPTSEMATAVNGYLGISHAYYAPDDAVMQENITVRQWRDRYETQCREQGQAPSDYAGYAYDATWTYAYAMDQLMRENQSYVFALRSPETSHRLTEIISKTDFHGVSGRIKFLGGASRISVVEIVQHINNVTKRVGRFYPNVSEVRNEVIGGNLELNVSAIVWLAGEKPNDGFLPAQRCVLASLAELLDVTCEVAIVIANIIGFGCLSVLLIVGFVVVKRKYDAKVRLHEKYMKSLGIDLLQTDTSGLDKWEIPRECVVINRKLGEGAFGTVYGGEAFFAEKGWLAVAVKTLKVGSSTEEKLDFLSEVEVMKRFEHKNIIRLLGVCIKCEPVYTVMEFMLYGDLKTYLLARRHLVNDRNYEDSDEISSKKLTAMALDVARALSYLAQLKYVHRDIASRNCLVNAQRVVKLGDFGMTRPMYENDYYKFNRKGMLPVRWMAPESLGLGIFTPASDVWSYGVLLYEIITFGSFPFQGLSNNEVLEHVKSGNTITIPSGIKSSLENLIRSCWKIDHKLRPKAPEIVDILATNPRLISPCLDVPLASVQLEHTGQIDMQLPEKFRKLSMSLNNSNRPESSRLISAKITETPLITTSEEDTCAPTLSPENNRSRFERSSRTNSDFLSPGAFEFGHPIADSSRPLLPISPEPTSKSKYVKLQKMSSDCKNDNELSARYVNIQPGISPMENNDAEAESVSFCAGGSETTDTIDEAMKAPGHEAHRMSFV from the exons ATGTTCGGAAAATCGGGATTCGTTCGATGCCTGACGGTCATCACCTTCGCGATGATTCTTCGGGAGCGGACCGCCGAGGCTCACAATCGGTGTCTCATGCTCGATG AGGTGAAACCCAAGCGAGTCGTCCAAGAGGAAGGAAGATCGCTGGACATCACGTTCGAATTATCGCGTCGTGTAACCCAGCGTCTGGCGACaaggataatgaaaatttatctcatCGAGGTTCTCGGGTACTCCGGCGTATCCTTAATAGAGCTGGACGACCGATTCGATACCTCCGAAGTGATCGCGAGACTCTCGGAAAGCAGTATAATCGACGAGCAGAGCAT taTTCCAGAGACCATGGTAAACATGGAGGTCTGGGTTCCCTCCACGACCGACATATCCTCATTGCTCGACGGTTACCACACAAAAGAGTGCGGATCGGTAGCCCCGCCTGGATATTTCGGGTGGTTCGTACCGCGTAGACTGTGGAATTCATCGTGGATGGACACGTGGCACACGTTTGCCGGGGGAGAATCGGCCGAAAATTTTACGGTCGACGACGAGACGTTGACGATGATAAAGAAAGCGGCGATGAGACCGGATTCCAACGATCATTATTGCAGCGAATCGTATTGCCACGAAGGAATGTACGTTCCTGAACGTTGCAGATCaccgtttgaaaattcatgcgCTCTTATGCTCGCCGATAATCCGGACGTTACGGAATTCGTCAAGGAGCAAATAGACGAATTGAAACTGTTCGTCAAGGTCGTCTGGGTAGGACCAAATCTTAGAAATATATCCGAATTTTTGACGGAACGTTATTCCTATTCGAACGTATCCAGAGCGTTCGTTATACTCCACTGGACGCCCAGCGACGTTATTCCAAACGAGAAAGACTTCGTTTCCCTGGTCCTCCCGAGGTGCAGACTCCGGGACGAGGACAGCTGCAACTACAACCCCAACAGACTGGTGAAAATGGTGTGGGCGCGACTCGAGTACGTTGCCAAGTTCGCCTACGAGGCTATACGCAAAACGTCCTTCACCGAAGAAATGTACGAGGAGATGATAAACCGTTACAACGAACTCCGACTCGGGGGACACCGCGACGTGGAAGTCGAGGAAAGGGTCGCCTGCGACTGGCTCAAGGATAACATGGAGTACGCCATACGTTGGAAACCCAGCAGCAAGGATAAGACCACTTTGGTGATAGGGGGGATATTTCCCATGACCGGGCACACTTACAAGGCTCGCTCGATTCTGACAGCCGCAAGCATGGCGAAGGAGGCGATAAACGTGAACAGCACGATTCTCAGGGATTATAATCTCACGCTTTTCGCCATGGATGGAAAGTGCAAACCCGACATGGTCATGACATCCTTCATACAGTACATTCTACACCACGCGCCCAGACTGGTGGGAATTCTGGGACCCGCGTGCTCCGAAACGATCGAACCACTCATCGGAGTTTCGAAGCAGTTCAACACGATGATCATAAGCTACAGCGCCGAGGGGTCGAGCTTCGACGACAGGGAGAAATACCCGAACTTTTTCAGGACCATCGGAGAGAACAAACAGTACAAACACGTGTATCTGGAACTACTGCGACAAATGGAATGGCGGAGAGTAGCGGCGTTGACCGAAGACGGTCAAAAGTACACCGAGTACATATCGCACATGCAGGATCATCTGCAGGAGAACGGTATCACTTTTGTCGACAACGCTAAATTCCCGAGGGAACGGGACACCGACGTTCTAAAGAGG TACCTGGAGAACCTGAAGAAAAAACGTGCGAAAATCATAATCGCCGACGTGTACGACGAGGTCGCGAGGCAGGTCATGTGCGAGGCTTACAAGTTGAAAATGACTGCCCAAGAg GGTTACGTCTGGTTTTTACCTCTGTGGTTATTGTCGCGATGGTGGGACACCGATTTGTACAACAAAGATGGCGAGAACGTGTCTTGTCCTACGTCGGAAATGGCGACGGCGGTGAACGGTTACCTGGGAATATCTCACGCTTATTACGCCCCCGACGACGCCGTTATGCAGGAGAATATAACGGTGCGTCAATGGCGGGATCGTTACGAGACCCAATGTCGCGAACAAGGTCAAGCGCCGTCCGATTACGCCGGTTACGCGTACGACGCCACTTGGACTTACGCCTACGCGATGGATCAGTTGATGCGAGAGAATCAGAGCTACGTATTCGCCCTCCGCAGTCCCGAAACATCCCACCGTTTGACCGAGATAATAAGCAAGACCGATTTTCACGGGGTCTCCGGAAGGATAAAGTTCCTGGGCGGTGCCTCGAGAATATCGGTGGTCGAAATCGTCCAGCACATAAACAACGTGACGAAAAGGGTGGGGCGTTTCTACCCGAATGTATCGGAGGTTCGCAACGAGGTGATCGGGGGTAATTTGGAGCTGAACGTCTCCGCGATCGTATGGCTTGCCGGGGAGAAGCCGAACGACGGTTTTCTACCGGCCCAGAGATGCGTCCTAGCAAGTTTGGCCGAACTTCTCGATGTCACCTGTGAAGTCGCGATCGTCATCGCCAACATAATCGGCTTCGGGTGCCTGAGCGTTTTGCTGATCGTCGGATTCGTTGTCGTCAAAAGAAA GTACGACGCGAAGGTCCGTCTTCACGAGAAATACATGAAGTCCTTGGGAATCGACCTCCTTCAGACGGACACATCCGGTCTGGACAAATGGGAGATCCCTCGGGAGTGCGTCGTCATAAATCGTAAACTTGGAGAGGGGGCTTTTGGCACGGTTTACGGAGGAGAAGCGTTCTTCGCCGAGAAGGGGTGGTTAGCCGTGGCGGTGAAGACTTTGAAAGTGGGAAGTTCGACGGAGGAGAAACTTGACTTCCTCAGCGAGGTCGAGGTGATGAAGAGATTTGAGCACAAAAATATCATCCGACTGCTGGGTGTGTGTATCAAGTGCGAGCCGGTCTACACCGTGATGGAGTTCATGTTGTACGGTGATCTGAAAACTTATCTCCTCGCTAGACGGCACCTGGTTAACGACAGAAATTACGAAGACTCCGATGAAATTTCTAGCAAAAAACTGACCGCCATGGCTCTCGACGTTGCCAGAGCGCTCAGCTACTTGGCACAGCTCAAATACGTCCACAG AGACATAGCATCGCGGAACTGTCTGGTCAACGCTCAACGAGTCGTTAAATTGGGCGACTTCGGTATGACCAGGCCGATGTACGAGAACGACTATTACAAGTTCAACAGAAAGG gcATGCTGCCCGTGAGATGGATGGCTCCCGAGTCCTTGGGGCTTGGAATTTTCACCCCAGCATCGGACGTTTGGTCGTACGGAGTCCTTCTCTACGAGATTATAACCTTCGGCAGTTTTCCCTTTCAGGGATTGAGCAACAACGAGGTCCTGGAGCACGTGAAGTCGGGAAACACGATCACGATACCGTCTGGCATAAAGTCCTCGCT GGAAAACCTGATTCGTTCTTGCTGGAAAATCGACCATAAATTGCGCCCGAAAGCTCCCGAGATAGTCGACATACTCGCCACGAATCCCCGGCTCATATCTCCCTGTCTGGACGTTCCTCTGGCCAGCGTACAACTGGAGCACACCGGGCAAATCGATATGCAGTTGCCCgagaaattcagaaaattatcGATGTCCCTCAACAACTCCAACCGCCCCGAATCCTCGAGGCTCATTTCGGCAAAAATTACGGAAACGCCGTTGATCACCACCTCGGAGGAGGACACTTGTGCCCCGACGCTGTCGCCGGAAAACAATCGTTCACGATTTGAGAGGAGCAGCCGGACAAACAGTGATTTTCTCAGCCCCGGCGCGTTCGAATTCGGCCACCCGATTGCGGATAGCTCCAGACCCCTGCTCCCTATCTCTCCAGAACCAACCTCTAAATCTAAATACGTGAAGTTACAAAAGATGTCGAGCGattgtaaaaatgataacgAACTTTCGGCGAGGTACGTTAATATACAGCCGGGAATTTCACCGATGGAAAATAACGACGCTGAAGCGGAAAGCGTTTCATTTTGCGCCGGCGGATCGGAAACTACTGACACAATTGACGAAGCGATGAAGGCTCCAGGGCATGAAGCCCATCGGATGTCATTCGTCTGA
- the LOC105689880 gene encoding ribonuclease P protein subunit p40-like has translation MLCPEVWDFKAPQHNFKVVKSDSLTKEVTSAIKNHYFNHSVQVVLPDTVNLPHHIFENFNADSDYYRVNGLQAQELVDKEFVEAFVKKGEVNILAIESRVDTANSLAVTPSGHLILSLVKEDFQSLGLEGSPSFFDRKVKTRFVVTIDLKEEIFTPGKKNYEHVRRCLTNNLHQSFDIILAWNPPDDKLCPSSVAAWFHKRGYEVKLCRQVKVERSEYSLKIPIINSSTDDGKLFEWLGMFSIGGDLEDTKYDSYVNRYQCPAPMTEVGQIRSIRWMGFMTRIQVENIFHELRCYIQQRETIPWASIDVQGFMDTPISWKLQEHNYLSDGDNSFTIFMKPNGSYVLRTSLSSNNKPRIFQ, from the exons ATGCTGTGCCCGGAGGTGTGGGACTTTAAAGCCCCACAGCACAATTTCAAGGTCGTTAAATCGGACTCTTTAACAAAGGAGGTGACTAGTGCAATAAAGAATCACTACTTCAATCACTCG GTCCAAGTCGTACTCCCCGATACTGTCAATCTACCTCATCATATTTTCGAGAACTTCAACGCAGACAGCGACTACTATAGAGTTAACGGTCTACAGGCCCAAGAACTAGTAGACAAAGAATTTGTGGAGGCTTTTGTCAAGAAAG GAGAAGTCAACATTTTAGCAATTGAGAGTCGCGTCGACACAGCAAATTCTTTGGCAGTGACTCCATCTGGTCATTTGATATTGTCGTTGGTTAAAGAAGATTTCCAATCTCTCGGTTTAGAAGGTTCACCCTCGTTCTTCGACCGTAAAGTTAAGACCCGCTTCG TGGTGACTATCGatttaaaagaagaaatttttacacctggcaaaaaaaactatgaacaTGTCCGACGGTGCCTTACAAATAATCTACATCAGAGTTTTGACATCATTCTTGCTTGGAACCCCCcag ATGACAAGTTATGCCCATCTTCAGTTGCGGCATGGTTCCATAAACGAGGATATGAAGTGAAACTCTGCAGACAAGTGAAGGTAGAGCGGAGTGAGTATTCCTTGAAAATTCCCATCATCAATTCCAGTACCGACGATGGAAAGTTATTTGAATGGCTTGGCATGTTCAGCATTGGTGGTGACTT AGAGGATACAAAATATGATTCCTACGTGAACAGATATCAGTGTCCTGCACCTATGACCGAAGTTGGACAAATCCGCAGCATTCGGTGGATGGGTTTCATGACTCGGATACaagtggaaaatatttttcatgagCTCAGGTGCTACATTCAGCAAAGGGAAACGATACCGTGGGCCAGTATAGATGTTCAAGGATTCATGGATACTCCGATAAGCTGGAAATTACAAGAGCACAATTATTTGAGTGATGGAGATAATagttttaccatttttatGAAACCTAACGGGTCGTATGTCTTGAGGACAAGCTTGAGTTCAAATAACAAGCCAaggatttttcaataa
- the LOC105689879 gene encoding uncharacterized protein LOC105689879 — protein sequence MPKKYQIASLEELALRSVGRFVTDVGRHIIKPVCTISLTDPAHGIATLQLWLQWIKHQLVSSIPWYLYDRMSVEVLKAILNLINETKNSFSQYFPITTYLSEMNVIVNLTEVVIHSNLKTIEFSIWPKIMRHVLYKNLNAMTGLEVLDLGSGSAGWRTSGIEKMIIGGVSSMPNLMSFTLCFDCTDSIVTAIGQNCPKLRKLDVTASRSVTDRCLTVLRTCWQLRQIQLFRTSVSIAGYAELLSEHPNLEDIGRCDEFGYVLEHIRITGSYKQPLNLKVFESRDVTTEHLHLLVEMCPNLIKVSIVHDETINDVLILSALNNLTELKLLCCDFFTDRIKELLETKGSKLTNLHLEHVNEIDLNALVYISQFCPILKNLVLYNCEFVEHAAVIPKKLFVPPFKYLERIKCVADCAHLHLEFLLSHCINIKFIQLGSSTGIGDDTMARVLSKNPMNKLEELKILYSDDLSMKTVRLLMQNCDNLRRLSELESWQGISMAELNVFQNELRIINIDLDISPTLSLA from the coding sequence atgccaaaaaaatatcaaatagcTTCTCTGGAGGAGCTGGCCCTTCGGTCTGTTGGTAGATTTGTCACGGATGTTGGGCGTCATATAATTAAGCCCGTTTGCACCATCTCGCTGACAGATCCAGCCCATGGCATAGCGACATTACAATTATGGCTGCAGTGGATCAAGCACCAATTAGTTTCTAGTATACCTTGGTATCTTTATGACAGAATGTCCGTGGAGGTTTTGAAGGCTATTTTAAATCTGATTAACGAAACTAAAAATAGTTTTAGccaatattttccaataaccACGTATTTGTCTGAGATGAATGTCATAGTTAATCTAACGGAAGTTGTCATACACTCGAATTTAAAGACCATTGAGTTTTCCATCTGGCCTAAAATCATGAGGCATGTTTTGTATAAAAACTTGAATGCAATGACTGGTTTAGAGGTCTTAGACCTAGGTTCGGGCTCTGCAGGTTGGAGAACTTCGGGGATAGAGAAAATGATCATTGGGGGAGTTTCATCTATGCCCAATTTAATGTCATTTACGCTGTGCTTCGATTGCACAGACAGCATAGTTACGGCTATTGGGCAAAACTGTCCAAAACTACGGAAACTGGATGTTACAGCTTCTAGGTCTGTTACGGATAGATGTTTGACGGTCTTACGAACATGCTGGCAATTGCGTCAGATCCAATTATTTAGAACATCGGTTTCGATTGCGGGTTATGCAGAATTGCTATCAGAGCATCCAAATTTAGAAGATATAGGCAGATGTGATGAGTTCGGCTACGTCTTAGAGCACATTAGAATTACAGGTAGCTACAAACAGCCCTTGAATTTGAAGGTATTCGAAAGCCGAGATGTTACAACTGAGCACTTGCATCTGCTAGTAGAAATGTGCCCAAATTTAATAAAAGTTTCAATTGTACATGACGAGACTATTAATGATGTTTTGATTTTATCTGcattaaataatttaacaGAGCTCAAACTTTTATGCTGTGATTTTTTCACGGACAGAATTAAAGAACTTCTTGAAACTAAGGGTTCGAAGTTAACTAATCTACACCTAGAGCACGTCAATGAAATAGATTTGAACGCTCTTGTCTACATAAGCCAGTTTTGtccgatattaaaaaatttagtgCTCTACAATTGCGAATTCGTTGAACATGCAGCGgtgataccaaaaaaattattcgtgcCACCTTTCAAATATTTAGAACGTATAAAGTGCGTAGCTGACTGCGCACATCTGCATCTCGAATTTCTGCTATCCCATTgcataaatattaaatttatacAATTGGGATCGTCTACTGGAATCGGGGATGACACAATGGCCAGAGTTTTGTCTAAAAATCCTATGAATAAATTGGAGGAGCTCAAAATTCTTTACAGTGATGATTTATCTATGAAAACTGTTCGCTTATTGATGCAGAATTGTGATAATTTAAGACGATTGTCAGAATTAGAAAGCTGGCAAGGTATTTCCATGGCAGAATTAAACGTATTTCAGAATGAGTTGAGAATAATTAACATCGACTTAGATATAAGCCCGACTTTGTCGTTAGCATAA